From Nymphaea colorata isolate Beijing-Zhang1983 chromosome 6, ASM883128v2, whole genome shotgun sequence, a single genomic window includes:
- the LOC116255924 gene encoding defensin-like protein 1 has product MAKSLHFAFMVTVLILLLVAAGPGIQIGAAKLCERRSTTWSGVCTDSNKCNDQCRNWEHATHGACHFQFPGFACFCYFNC; this is encoded by the exons ATGGCTAAATCTCTTCATTTTGCTTTCATGGTCACCGTCctgatcctcctcctcgtcgCTGCCGGCCCCG GGATCCAAATCGGGGCAGCGAAGCTCTGCGAGAGGAGGAGCACAACATGGTCGGGAGTGTGCACCGACTCTAATAAGTGCAACGATCAGTGCCGAAACTGGGAGCACGCCACGCATGGGGCATGCCATTTCCAGTTCCCTGGATTCGCATGCTTCTGTTACTTCAACTGTTAA